TACCATGTGGCTTTGCTGTTTATTACTTTACCTTTTCTACAGCTACAGGAAAAAAAGGGTTGCATCTTGATGATTTATATATTGAGCCATCACATCAAGGAAAAGGCTATGGAAAAATAGCGTTAACCTATTTATCTAAAATTGCAATAGAAAACAATTGCGCGAGATTTGAATGGTGGGCTTTAAAGACCAATGTTTCTGCAATACGATTTTATAAAAGCGTTGCCGCAAGAGAAGTAGATGAAAT
This genomic stretch from Tenacibaculum sp. Bg11-29 harbors:
- a CDS encoding GNAT family N-acetyltransferase, with protein sequence MFEIKRAHRNDSELILKYINDLAIAEDLPYKVSATKEDIEQNIFDKNSSTSALIFYNKQIPCGFAVYYFTFSTATGKKGLHLDDLYIEPSHQGKGYGKIALTYLSKIAIENNCARFEWWALKTNVSAIRFYKSVAAREVDEIVVFRLNEKEINMMSKK